From Acaryochloris thomasi RCC1774, a single genomic window includes:
- the hisA gene encoding 1-(5-phosphoribosyl)-5-[(5-phosphoribosylamino)methylideneamino]imidazole-4-carboxamide isomerase has protein sequence MEILPAIDLLEGRCVRLYQGDYEQSQVFSEDPVEVAKSWVDQGANWLHLVDLDGAKTGEPVNLEPISRIVNAIDVPVQVGGGIRDRNRVTQLLDLGVNRVILGTVAIENPELVTQLCQEFPQQIVIGIDARDGKVATRGWLETSEIEAIDLAQRMPHAAAIVYTDIHRDGTLKGPNIPMLREMAQAIEVPVIASGGVSSVTDLLSLLALEPVGVNSVIVGRALYTGDVALKEAIQAVGQGRWQDVPPDLGSSATA, from the coding sequence ATGGAAATTCTCCCTGCCATCGACTTACTAGAAGGACGCTGTGTGCGTCTTTATCAAGGTGACTATGAGCAGTCACAGGTCTTTTCCGAAGATCCGGTTGAGGTGGCGAAAAGCTGGGTGGACCAAGGGGCAAACTGGCTTCATCTGGTGGATCTTGACGGCGCCAAGACTGGGGAGCCGGTCAATCTTGAACCGATTAGCCGGATTGTAAACGCCATTGATGTGCCCGTGCAGGTCGGGGGAGGGATTCGCGATCGCAACCGGGTCACCCAACTTCTTGATCTCGGAGTAAATCGCGTCATTCTCGGCACCGTCGCTATCGAAAATCCTGAGTTAGTGACGCAGCTCTGCCAGGAGTTCCCGCAGCAAATTGTGATTGGCATTGATGCCCGTGACGGCAAGGTTGCTACCCGGGGCTGGCTAGAAACCTCAGAGATTGAGGCCATCGATCTCGCTCAACGTATGCCTCATGCTGCTGCTATCGTCTACACCGATATTCATCGTGATGGCACATTGAAAGGTCCGAACATTCCCATGCTGCGCGAAATGGCCCAGGCCATTGAGGTGCCCGTGATCGCCTCTGGTGGCGTCAGTTCGGTGACCGACTTACTGAGCCTGTTGGCGCTAGAGCCTGTAGGGGTTAATAGCGTCATTGTGGGGCGGGCGCTGTATACCGGTGACGTTGCTCTGAAAGAGGCGATTCAGGCTGTGGGACAGGGACGCTGGCAAGATGTGCCGCCGGACTTAGGTTCCTCAGCCACTGCCTGA